The genomic DNA AGGAGACGCGGCAGGGTCCTGGGCTACAGACCTAGGCTTTCTTGAATCAGATACTATTCTCATGAAATCAAACTGGGTTGTTCCGGAAACTGCGATTCTCGTACTAACAACATCCCATCCAGAGGATATGAATCATACAAATGATACTCTTCGTGTTGGGATTAACTGCTTTGCTAAACCGGGAGTACGAGAAGAAGCTACGGTTCAGAATTGCATGAAACTCGAAATCCCGCAAATCACATCCAAATCGATCATCGTCAAATACGAAATTCCTCCCACGACAAAAGGGAGCCTTGCGCTATATGATATCAAAGGAGCGCTAATTAATAAGTTTTATCTATGCCGATCTACAGGTCAGATTGACTGGAACGTCTCAGAACTACCTAAGGGTGTTTACTTTGCAAGGCTTGAATCGAATGAAGCTGCAATCAATCGGAGAGTGCTGCTTTTGCGTTGAATTTCTCATTTTTGTATGACTTTGTCGAGAGCCGAACACTTTGTTGATATCTTTTTATACGCTGAAGCCTCAGTATAGCACGGAACCCTGATAAGACCCCGGATAAACTACCTCCTCTTCCCAATGCATTTTTTTTAGAAAGCGCCGATATCAACAATCCGATATGAGACCAGTAAAACGCCAACCAGTTAACAAAAGTTCCTTCTATGGCGTGAAGAAAGAAGTAGTGATGGTTTTCGACGATTTGTTTGTACGTCTCGAAATAACTTGAGCGACTTGTTGGAACATGCAAATGCATGATACGTGCCGATGGGACATACAATAACTTAAAGTTTTTAGATACACGGTATGCAAATTCAACATCTTCCATGAAAGAATACCCATGAAACCCTTCGTTGAACTTATAGTTCTTTACTACTTCCTTCTTATAGAAATATAATCCATTTAGAACCTCTGCTTCTTGAGGTTCAGTAATTTCTTGCCTCTGGAACGGAAAGGCAGGAAAACCTGAGGCCTGAATAAAGACATGCTTAGCGAAATTGTGAGAGAGCATGAAAATTCTTTTATATAATGATTTTAAAGACCAGATGGATTGACGTCTATCTTTAGGATCTATTAATCTGGGCATTACACCACCTAGGTCTGTATTTCCCTTATTGAAAACCTCTTTAATGATTCTAAGCGCTTCTTTATCAAGAATTGTATCGTCATCCACAGATCCAACGACATAAGCATTAGCCATCTCAAAACCTATATTTCTTTGCCGAGCAGTTCCAGGGTACGTGTGTGTATACAAGAATCTGGGGCTTCTTTTTTTTCGCCTCATCTCTTTTACAACTGAAAGTGACTTATCGTCGATAGAAGCATCAACAATCACAATCTCATCAGGGGGACAAGTTTGCCCGAGAACAGATTCAAGACATCTCCTAAGTTGAGTTGGCCTATCTTTAGTACATATTACGAGTGAAAGAGTAATCATCTTTTCAAACGTCATAATGCTTGATGCATGTAATGTCTCTCGATAGTTGTAAGAATAACATCACGATAAAAATCGTCTGCAAGCTTCTTGCGATCGAATCGCCTTCCCAACCTTCTTGCTTTTTCTGACATTTCTCTTAATCTTTTTTCATCATTTAAGAGCCTTACTGTCTTTTCTGCAAGTTTTTCAGGATCCGGATCCATTATGCCGACACCGTTTCCTAAAATAAGACCCCTGCTTTCAACATATAAACTTGGATCCATAAGACATACTACGGGTAATCCTGCCATTAGGTAATCATACTCCTTAGCACCAACGGCTCCCTTATGAGCTAGCAACCCGTAAGCTAATGAGTTCAACCCTAATTTTGCACTACGCAACCTTCCGGTTAATTCCTTTGGTGGAACCATCTCTTCAAATTCAAAGTTTTTTGTCAATCCACGCAATTTGAGCCCTTCTAAAAACTCACGACCCTGACGCGTTTCTAAATCGGAAATTACACGGACTCTGAGTAGCGGGAAAATCTTAACCATTTCATAAATATAGTCAATAATACCTCGAGGATTGCGAGCATCGCTGGCTAACATCCCAGAGTAAACAAGATCGAATTTCTTCTCTCGCTTACTGCTTTTATTTGAATTACTCGCTTCACTACCGTTGCGAATGACAAAAATCCTTTTTGGATCATACTTAAATTTCTCTTGAATTTCCTTTTTCAACCATTCTGTTACTGTCGATATGGAAGACACCTTAGGAATAACTATCAACGCCAAAACCCTCTGGAGGAGATTCATAAAATAATGAAGAATTGGAATTTTGTTTAATGGTAGTACCGCCTCAGGCAAATCTCGAATGTCTAATATTAAAGGACAACCAAGCCTTTTCATTAAGTAACAACCTTCTACTGCTTGCCAAATAAAGGGAAAACTTACGAAAATTATATCTGGTTTTATCTGGCGTGCTAATTTAAGTAATCTGGGAAGAATCCACGGTAACTTCAAAAAATCCCATCTTTTTTTGGCTAAAGGAAAAGAAAA from bacterium includes the following:
- a CDS encoding glycosyltransferase family 4 protein — translated: MRRYFDTKKMHNPKILILVEDRHFPPSKQAAASRIGAFAKYWSRRSQVVVVTHQISVFESEYFRFSFPLAKKRWDFLKLPWILPRLLKLARQIKPDIIFVSFPFIWQAVEGCYLMKRLGCPLILDIRDLPEAVLPLNKIPILHYFMNLLQRVLALIVIPKVSSISTVTEWLKKEIQEKFKYDPKRIFVIRNGSEASNSNKSSKREKKFDLVYSGMLASDARNPRGIIDYIYEMVKIFPLLRVRVISDLETRQGREFLEGLKLRGLTKNFEFEEMVPPKELTGRLRSAKLGLNSLAYGLLAHKGAVGAKEYDYLMAGLPVVCLMDPSLYVESRGLILGNGVGIMDPDPEKLAEKTVRLLNDEKRLREMSEKARRLGRRFDRKKLADDFYRDVILTTIERHYMHQAL
- a CDS encoding glycosyltransferase family 2 protein gives rise to the protein MITLSLVICTKDRPTQLRRCLESVLGQTCPPDEIVIVDASIDDKSLSVVKEMRRKKRSPRFLYTHTYPGTARQRNIGFEMANAYVVGSVDDDTILDKEALRIIKEVFNKGNTDLGGVMPRLIDPKDRRQSIWSLKSLYKRIFMLSHNFAKHVFIQASGFPAFPFQRQEITEPQEAEVLNGLYFYKKEVVKNYKFNEGFHGYSFMEDVEFAYRVSKNFKLLYVPSARIMHLHVPTSRSSYFETYKQIVENHHYFFLHAIEGTFVNWLAFYWSHIGLLISALSKKNALGRGGSLSGVLSGFRAILRLQRIKRYQQSVRLSTKSYKNEKFNAKAALSD